In Paracoccaceae bacterium Fryx2, a single genomic region encodes these proteins:
- a CDS encoding PhnA domain-containing protein: protein MAMDDLTARAGGVCEFCGAAGGLAAVDVPPAGDILLCAACRGDEAAVAGHWRCLEGAAWSAVPAVQLAVWRKLGTLDEAWAAEARDGMDLGDEVRGWAEVAPGVVHRDCNGVVLATGDSVVLIKDLVVKGAGFTAKRGTPVRGIAPVADNAAQIEGRVEGQRIVILTEFVKKK from the coding sequence GTGGCGATGGATGATCTGACGGCCCGTGCGGGCGGCGTCTGCGAATTTTGCGGCGCGGCCGGGGGGCTGGCGGCGGTCGATGTGCCGCCTGCGGGCGACATCCTGCTGTGCGCCGCGTGCCGGGGCGACGAGGCGGCGGTCGCGGGGCATTGGCGCTGCCTTGAAGGGGCGGCGTGGTCGGCGGTGCCCGCGGTGCAACTGGCGGTGTGGCGCAAGCTCGGCACGCTGGACGAGGCGTGGGCGGCCGAGGCGCGTGACGGGATGGACCTGGGCGACGAGGTGCGCGGCTGGGCCGAGGTCGCGCCGGGCGTGGTGCATCGCGACTGCAACGGCGTGGTGCTGGCGACCGGGGATTCTGTGGTGTTGATCAAGGATCTGGTCGTGAAGGGGGCAGGCTTCACCGCCAAGCGGGGCACGCCGGTGCGGGGCATCGCGCCGGTTGCCGACAATGCGGCCCAGATCGAGGGCCGGGTGGAAGGGCAGCGGATCGTCATTCTGACCGAGTTTGTCAAGAAGAAGTGA
- a CDS encoding cold-shock protein has protein sequence MAKGTVKWFNATKGFGFIAPEGGKQDVFVHITALERAGIRSLADGQAVTFDIEAGRDGRESATNLSIS, from the coding sequence ATGGCCAAAGGCACCGTGAAATGGTTCAACGCCACCAAAGGTTTCGGCTTTATTGCCCCGGAAGGCGGCAAGCAGGACGTGTTCGTGCACATCACCGCTCTTGAGCGTGCAGGCATCCGTTCGCTGGCCGATGGTCAGGCTGTGACGTTCGATATCGAAGCTGGCCGCGACGGCCGCGAATCGGCCACCAACCTGTCGATCTCCTGA
- a CDS encoding alpha/beta hydrolase, with product MTDPDYQTLIDAPTRAFIRETAAHYPPDAAGLSIAEQRAVYDRMCRAFHRAAPPGVRVSDRPVAGVPTRAYAGSGPTVVWFHGGGFVVGGLESHDDVCAEICAATGLPVVSVDYRLAPEHPHPAAYEDCLAVTRALAENGPLILAGDSAGGALAASVALATRGLPILGQVLVYPGLGGNRERGSYITHAHAPILSRDDVLFYAAVRHAGPEPEGDPTCSPLQATDFSGLPPAAIFSAECDPLADDGRDYRDALLAAGVEAEWQLEPGLVHGYLRARASVPRAAAGFAAITAAIARLAAPARLAAPA from the coding sequence ATGACCGATCCCGATTACCAAACCCTTATCGACGCCCCGACCCGCGCCTTCATCCGCGAGACCGCCGCGCATTACCCGCCCGACGCCGCGGGGCTGAGCATTGCCGAACAGCGCGCCGTCTATGACCGGATGTGCCGCGCCTTTCACCGCGCGGCCCCGCCCGGCGTCCGGGTGTCAGACCGGCCCGTGGCGGGCGTGCCGACCCGGGCCTACGCGGGCAGCGGCCCGACCGTGGTCTGGTTCCATGGCGGCGGCTTCGTGGTCGGCGGCCTTGAAAGCCACGACGATGTCTGCGCCGAGATCTGCGCCGCCACCGGCCTTCCCGTGGTCAGCGTCGATTACCGCCTTGCCCCCGAACACCCGCACCCCGCCGCCTATGAAGACTGTCTGGCCGTCACCCGCGCCCTTGCCGAAAACGGCCCGCTGATCCTCGCGGGCGACAGCGCGGGCGGGGCGCTGGCGGCCTCGGTGGCGCTGGCCACGCGCGGGCTGCCGATCCTGGGGCAGGTGCTGGTCTATCCCGGCCTCGGCGGCAACCGCGAGCGTGGCAGCTACATCACCCACGCCCATGCCCCGATACTCAGCCGCGACGACGTGCTGTTCTACGCCGCCGTCCGCCACGCCGGGCCCGAACCGGAGGGCGACCCCACCTGTTCCCCCCTGCAGGCCACCGATTTCTCCGGCCTGCCCCCGGCCGCGATCTTCAGCGCCGAATGCGACCCGCTGGCCGATGACGGCCGCGACTACCGCGACGCGCTGCTGGCCGCCGGGGTCGAGGCCGAATGGCAGCTTGAACCCGGCCTCGTCCACGGCTACCTGCGCGCCCGGGCCTCGGTGCCCCGCGCCGCCGCCGGCTTTGCCGCCATCACCGCCGCCATCGCCCGCCTCGCCGCCCCCGCCCGCCTCGCTGCCCCCGCCTGA
- a CDS encoding acetolactate synthase large subunit codes for MATERDTEQTGAEALVHTLIAGGVDTCFANPGTSEMHFVAALDRIPGIRCVLGLQENTVTGMADGYFRVTRRPAATLLHCGPGYANGIANLHNARRAGSGMLNIVGDHAMPHVMHDSPLTADVDALVGATSDWHAFGTDPARIGADAARGLEAAGDGYGRVASLVLPADVSWGTGGVAAQPQPPRPPRAAGPQAVARVARALRSGRKALIVLGTPAVVPGLHPLLAGIAQATGAVLTGSPMIASIPRGRGRLVLPVVPYAVDEAIRVLAPYDIVVLVNCPPPTGFFRYPGRPSLMHRPDAEVLTLSRQDQDAAGALAALAAELGAAPVAFAVSAGGIPDASGPLDPDSLAAAVARMLPEDAIVVNEALTLGSGFAAVMPLAAPCDWLTVTGGAIGGGIPLATGAAIGARADGRPDRRVVTLQADGSAAYTVQALWTQAREKLPVTTLLLNNRAYAILLDEFAKVGATPGPTARDMMSLDRPAIDWSALAAGFGVAAAAVETVAGLKGALAAALALDGPMLIDVRFAG; via the coding sequence ATGGCGACAGAGCGCGACACAGAGCAGACCGGGGCCGAGGCGCTGGTGCATACCCTGATTGCCGGCGGGGTGGATACCTGTTTCGCCAACCCCGGCACCAGCGAGATGCATTTCGTGGCGGCGCTGGACCGCATTCCGGGCATCCGCTGCGTGTTGGGGTTGCAGGAAAACACCGTCACCGGCATGGCGGACGGTTACTTCCGCGTGACGCGCCGCCCGGCCGCGACCCTGCTGCATTGCGGGCCGGGCTATGCCAACGGCATCGCCAACCTGCACAATGCGCGCCGGGCGGGCAGCGGAATGCTGAACATCGTCGGGGACCATGCCATGCCGCATGTGATGCACGACAGCCCGCTGACGGCGGATGTCGATGCGCTGGTGGGGGCGACCTCGGACTGGCACGCCTTCGGCACCGACCCGGCGCGGATCGGCGCCGATGCCGCCCGGGGGCTGGAGGCCGCGGGGGATGGCTATGGCCGGGTGGCCTCGCTGGTGCTGCCCGCCGATGTGTCGTGGGGCACGGGCGGGGTAGCGGCGCAGCCGCAGCCGCCGCGCCCGCCGCGCGCCGCAGGCCCGCAGGCGGTGGCCCGGGTGGCCCGCGCGCTGCGGTCGGGGCGGAAGGCGCTGATCGTGCTGGGCACGCCCGCCGTGGTGCCGGGGCTGCACCCGCTGCTGGCCGGGATCGCGCAAGCGACCGGGGCCGTGCTGACCGGCAGCCCGATGATCGCCAGCATCCCGCGCGGCCGCGGGCGGCTGGTGCTGCCGGTGGTGCCCTATGCGGTGGACGAGGCGATCCGGGTGCTGGCGCCCTATGACATCGTGGTGCTGGTCAACTGCCCGCCGCCGACCGGGTTCTTCCGCTATCCCGGCCGGCCGAGCCTGATGCACCGGCCCGACGCCGAGGTGCTGACCCTGTCGCGGCAGGATCAGGATGCGGCGGGCGCGCTGGCCGCGCTGGCGGCGGAACTAGGGGCCGCGCCGGTGGCGTTTGCCGTGTCTGCGGGCGGCATTCCGGATGCGTCGGGCCCGCTGGACCCCGACAGCCTTGCCGCCGCGGTGGCGCGGATGCTGCCGGAGGACGCGATCGTGGTCAACGAGGCGCTGACCCTTGGCAGCGGGTTCGCCGCGGTGATGCCGCTGGCCGCGCCCTGCGACTGGCTGACGGTGACCGGCGGGGCAATCGGCGGCGGCATCCCGCTGGCGACCGGGGCGGCGATCGGGGCGCGGGCGGACGGGCGGCCGGACCGGCGGGTGGTGACGCTGCAGGCCGACGGCTCTGCCGCGTATACGGTGCAGGCGCTGTGGACGCAGGCGCGCGAAAAGCTGCCGGTCACGACGCTGCTGCTGAACAACCGCGCCTATGCCATCCTGCTGGACGAGTTTGCCAAGGTTGGCGCCACCCCCGGCCCGACCGCGCGCGACATGATGAGCCTCGACCGCCCGGCGATCGACTGGAGCGCGCTTGCCGCGGGCTTCGGGGTCGCTGCGGCGGCGGTGGAGACGGTGGCCGGATTGAAGGGCGCGCTTGCCGCGGCGCTGGCGCTGGACGGGCCGATGCTGATCGACGTGCGCTTCGCCGGGTAG
- a CDS encoding acetate--CoA ligase family protein, whose amino-acid sequence MQNRAIPVAGARIGPGLRRNFGRLLAPGHMAFIGGTQVERTLTTLRAQGYTGVVHAVHPRRDEIAGYPCVRSIADLPAAPDAVFLAVNADATIAALDPLRAMDAGGVVCDASGFSEIGAAGAERNRAFIRASGGMAVVGPNCYGLVNYVTHGSIWPGLYPKLEGGRGAAVIAQSGNVTAHIVANGRSVPFSYLISAGNQAVLGFEDYIDFLVDDPNVTCLGLFMEGIRDVAAFAQACLRARGKGMPVIVCRSGRSELGAAMAASHTSSLAGRNEYYEALFDRLGVITTPTVPEFLEMMKIASLSPPLDGARITVFSSSGGDNGLAADYCSFAGLELPEPSAAQVGAIKPLLPVFGHVSNPLDFTAGYWGSEKLLTPMFTTMLSGACDAGMLVVDYPPAGSPVTDTSAHEAMDRALATAGRVTGKPVFHASVNTGGITPEVAARMIAAGIVPLPGLHDAASVIAKWAGHCARVRADGDAGGGADGGAGGGAGGGADGRADGGGDGGAPGGLVPHAAPPLDGTPRTVNEAEAKARLAAFGLTVPAGRVLTLAGIGDLPERFDAPMVLKVLHDDLPHKTEVGGVALNLVDRAGALAAAARMVAGVAALAPAVRLDSFLLEPMQPPPLAELIVGVKRDALFGMVLVIGAGGILVEVLKDATPLLLPVGRGDVEAALRGLKCFALLDGFRGRPRAELGPVIDAVMAIAAYAGASLDTLVELDVNPLMVTRNGAVAVDALIVEVPLPGR is encoded by the coding sequence ATGCAAAACCGGGCTATCCCCGTGGCGGGCGCGCGCATCGGCCCGGGCCTGCGGCGCAACTTCGGGCGGCTGCTGGCGCCCGGCCACATGGCCTTCATCGGCGGCACGCAGGTCGAGCGCACCCTGACGACGCTGCGTGCGCAGGGCTATACGGGCGTGGTTCATGCCGTGCATCCCAGGCGCGACGAGATTGCGGGCTATCCCTGCGTGCGCTCGATCGCCGATCTGCCCGCGGCGCCCGACGCCGTGTTCCTGGCGGTCAATGCCGATGCCACCATCGCGGCGCTGGACCCGTTGCGCGCGATGGATGCGGGCGGGGTGGTCTGCGATGCCTCGGGCTTTTCCGAGATCGGCGCGGCGGGGGCTGAGCGCAACCGCGCGTTCATCCGGGCCTCGGGCGGTATGGCGGTGGTGGGGCCGAACTGTTACGGGCTGGTGAACTATGTCACTCATGGCAGCATCTGGCCGGGGCTTTACCCGAAGCTGGAGGGCGGGCGCGGCGCCGCCGTCATTGCGCAAAGCGGCAATGTCACCGCCCATATCGTGGCCAACGGCCGGTCCGTGCCGTTTTCCTACCTGATCAGTGCGGGCAATCAGGCGGTGCTGGGCTTCGAGGATTACATCGACTTTCTGGTTGATGACCCCAACGTCACCTGTCTGGGCCTGTTCATGGAGGGCATCCGCGACGTGGCGGCCTTTGCGCAGGCCTGCCTGCGGGCACGGGGCAAGGGGATGCCGGTGATCGTCTGCCGGTCGGGCCGGTCGGAACTGGGGGCGGCGATGGCGGCAAGCCACACCAGCTCGCTGGCCGGGCGCAACGAGTATTACGAGGCGCTGTTCGACCGGCTGGGCGTGATCACCACGCCGACCGTGCCGGAGTTTCTGGAGATGATGAAGATCGCCTCGCTGTCGCCGCCGCTGGACGGGGCGCGGATCACGGTGTTTTCCAGTTCGGGCGGGGACAACGGGCTGGCGGCCGACTATTGCTCGTTCGCGGGGCTGGAGCTGCCGGAGCCTTCGGCCGCGCAGGTCGGCGCGATCAAGCCGCTGCTGCCGGTGTTCGGCCATGTCTCTAACCCGCTGGACTTCACCGCCGGCTACTGGGGCAGCGAGAAGCTGCTGACGCCGATGTTCACCACGATGCTGTCGGGGGCGTGCGACGCGGGGATGCTGGTGGTGGATTACCCGCCCGCCGGTTCGCCCGTGACGGATACCTCGGCGCATGAGGCGATGGACCGTGCGCTTGCCACGGCGGGCAGGGTGACGGGCAAGCCGGTGTTCCATGCCTCGGTCAATACCGGCGGAATCACCCCCGAGGTCGCCGCGCGGATGATCGCGGCGGGCATCGTGCCGCTGCCGGGCCTGCACGATGCGGCGTCGGTGATCGCGAAATGGGCCGGGCACTGCGCGCGGGTGCGGGCGGACGGGGATGCAGGCGGGGGTGCGGACGGGGGTGCGGGCGGGGGTGCAGGCGGGGGTGCGGACGGGCGTGCGGACGGCGGGGGCGACGGGGGGGCGCCGGGCGGGCTGGTTCCCCATGCCGCGCCGCCGCTGGACGGCACGCCGCGCACGGTGAACGAGGCGGAAGCGAAGGCCCGTCTGGCGGCCTTCGGGCTGACCGTGCCTGCGGGGCGGGTGCTGACCCTGGCCGGGATTGGCGATCTGCCGGAGCGGTTCGACGCGCCGATGGTGCTGAAGGTGCTGCACGACGACCTGCCCCACAAGACCGAGGTGGGGGGCGTCGCGCTGAATCTGGTGGACCGGGCGGGGGCGTTGGCTGCGGCGGCGCGGATGGTGGCGGGTGTTGCCGCCCTGGCCCCGGCGGTCAGGCTGGACTCGTTCCTGCTGGAGCCGATGCAGCCGCCGCCGCTGGCCGAGCTGATCGTGGGGGTCAAGCGCGATGCGCTGTTCGGCATGGTGCTGGTGATCGGGGCCGGGGGCATTCTGGTCGAGGTTCTGAAGGACGCGACACCGCTGCTGCTGCCGGTCGGGCGCGGCGATGTCGAGGCGGCGCTGCGCGGGCTGAAGTGCTTTGCGCTGCTTGACGGGTTCCGGGGGCGGCCACGGGCCGAACTGGGCCCGGTGATCGACGCCGTGATGGCGATTGCCGCCTATGCCGGTGCCAGCCTCGACACGCTGGTCGAACTGGACGTGAACCCGCTGATGGTGACCAGGAACGGCGCGGTTGCGGTGGATGCGCTTATCGTGGAAGTGCCGCTGCCGGGGCGGTAG
- a CDS encoding TetR/AcrR family transcriptional regulator produces the protein MKHIPKQRQTGEARKTQLVVATLNSIRKHGWMNSTINTISEESGLSRGLISHYFDNKDDLLIVAHKYYLQNVDDFHRHVVLSTRGGHFPKLLYSACVPFLRDTGYQRLMVHYLSAAWIMPDVLNMHRDLWRRYRANVERRISSIARERGMVLDTRITAMTLTQLVDGLWLGLTMEEACTREECCRIVRQWMCDRFHEDPEKYPLVPDFDLETYETSAPLPRPE, from the coding sequence ATGAAGCATATTCCCAAGCAGCGGCAGACGGGCGAGGCGCGTAAGACCCAGCTTGTCGTCGCGACGCTGAATTCCATTCGCAAGCACGGCTGGATGAATTCGACGATCAACACGATCAGCGAGGAATCCGGGCTGTCTCGGGGCCTGATCAGCCATTACTTCGACAACAAGGACGACCTGCTGATTGTCGCGCACAAATACTATCTGCAGAACGTCGATGACTTTCACCGCCATGTCGTGCTTTCGACCCGGGGCGGGCATTTTCCGAAGCTGCTTTATTCCGCCTGCGTGCCGTTCCTGCGCGACACCGGATATCAGCGCCTGATGGTGCATTATCTGAGCGCGGCCTGGATCATGCCCGATGTGCTGAACATGCACCGCGACCTGTGGCGGCGCTATCGGGCCAATGTGGAGCGCCGGATATCCTCGATCGCGCGCGAGCGGGGCATGGTGCTGGATACCCGGATCACCGCGATGACGCTGACGCAGCTGGTGGACGGGCTGTGGCTGGGGCTGACCATGGAGGAAGCCTGCACGCGCGAGGAATGCTGCCGGATCGTGCGGCAATGGATGTGCGACCGGTTTCACGAAGACCCGGAGAAATACCCGCTGGTCCCGGATTTCGATCTTGAAACCTACGAGACATCGGCGCCGCTTCCCCGGCCGGAATGA
- a CDS encoding acyl-CoA dehydrogenase family protein has product MAQNALPSGRISGAALEENRRALEREQRGEGWMRLRLTLPALLVVGVLMVLPIGWLLSLSLVGADGGFGLENYRLFFSEPVYIQMFLNTFRVAFLVTVICLILGYPVAYLLAILPSPWSGLLMLAVLVPFWTSGLVRTFAWLIILQRNGVVNKSLIWLGVTEKPLALVHNMTGMVIGMVHIMVPFLILPLYASMKAIDGNLMRAGANLGSSPVHAFFRVFLPLSMPGLIAGTIMVFVMCLGFYITPAILGGGKTKMIAQRIEESIALYPTWGPASALAVLLLVMTGHLPCRQPLPCPPPDIGEVGMEPHVSHRERLWLYVFVGVVIFYLLAPALIVVPVSFSSTTSLSFPPPGWSLRWYEAFFGQEKWIGSLWVSLRVAFFTMIVTTVIGVAASYALHQSSFRMADVIRATLISPLAVPTILIAVGIFFVYAMLGGMLNTLHGIVLGHAVVAMPFVMLTMTAGFASYDMSQEMVARSLGATRLKAFLTVTLPQVRFSVATAMLLSFLVSFDELIISMMVASGPVSTLMLLVTSIPPLLLHAAFRTSSLRKSPQAGSAGRRGTMSKGLPPRTNGARPVSSGHEGGGMDFALSLEQQALVEALEEFCRRELYPHENIVEELRCVPDEIRQEIRLKSQAAEFEGMSLPEEWGGPGLDRQTRMQAERVMGKPSSPLGQCMNRGVTGILFKCRDEQIEDYLKPSISGDLKNAFALTEPGAGSDARAITTRAVRDGNDWVINGVKQFISAADIADFIILIAVSGVDETASGPRKRFTTFLLDKGLPGLRVEPMKSIVTRGYNPTMVYLDNVRVPGSKILGEEGQGFATANEWLYDGRVSLSAHCVGRAERIFDMTKEWAGTRKAFGRTIGEFQGVGFRIANMAVDIKLGDLMVKEAAWKMDNDQMNRTEASMANYYCSEMVFRVADHAVQIFGGMGLMEDFPIQRFWRDARIERIWEGTSEIHQDVIAKDLLRPYRQ; this is encoded by the coding sequence ATGGCGCAGAATGCCCTGCCTTCCGGCCGCATCAGCGGCGCGGCACTGGAGGAGAACCGGCGCGCGCTGGAACGGGAACAGCGCGGCGAAGGCTGGATGCGGCTGCGGCTGACGCTGCCCGCGCTGCTGGTGGTGGGGGTGCTGATGGTGCTGCCCATCGGGTGGCTGCTGTCGCTGTCGCTGGTGGGGGCGGACGGCGGGTTCGGGCTGGAGAATTACCGGCTGTTCTTTTCCGAGCCGGTCTACATCCAGATGTTCCTGAACACCTTCAGGGTGGCGTTTCTGGTGACGGTGATCTGCCTGATCCTGGGCTATCCGGTGGCCTATCTGCTGGCGATCCTGCCCTCGCCATGGTCTGGCCTGCTGATGCTGGCGGTGCTGGTGCCGTTCTGGACCTCGGGGCTGGTGCGGACCTTTGCCTGGCTGATCATCCTGCAGCGCAACGGCGTGGTGAACAAGTCGCTGATCTGGCTGGGGGTGACCGAAAAGCCGCTGGCGCTGGTGCACAACATGACCGGCATGGTGATCGGGATGGTTCACATCATGGTGCCGTTCCTGATCCTGCCGCTTTACGCCTCGATGAAGGCCATCGACGGCAACCTGATGCGGGCGGGGGCGAACCTCGGGTCATCGCCGGTCCATGCGTTCTTCCGGGTGTTCCTGCCGCTGTCGATGCCGGGGCTGATTGCCGGGACGATCATGGTGTTCGTGATGTGTCTGGGCTTCTACATCACGCCGGCCATACTGGGCGGCGGCAAGACCAAGATGATCGCGCAGCGCATCGAGGAGTCGATCGCGCTTTACCCGACCTGGGGGCCGGCCTCGGCACTGGCGGTGCTGTTGCTGGTGATGACGGGCCATCTGCCTTGCCGCCAGCCTTTACCTTGTCCGCCGCCTGACATCGGGGAGGTAGGCATGGAACCGCATGTGTCGCACCGGGAAAGGCTGTGGCTCTACGTCTTTGTCGGGGTGGTGATCTTTTACCTGCTGGCCCCGGCGCTGATCGTGGTGCCGGTGTCGTTCAGTTCGACCACCTCGCTGTCCTTCCCGCCGCCGGGCTGGTCGCTTCGCTGGTACGAGGCGTTCTTCGGGCAGGAAAAGTGGATCGGCTCGCTGTGGGTGTCGCTGCGGGTGGCGTTCTTCACCATGATCGTGACGACGGTGATCGGGGTTGCCGCGTCCTATGCGCTGCACCAGTCCAGTTTCCGGATGGCCGATGTGATCCGCGCGACGCTGATCTCGCCGCTGGCTGTGCCGACCATCCTGATCGCGGTGGGGATCTTCTTTGTCTATGCGATGCTGGGCGGGATGCTGAACACGCTGCACGGCATCGTGCTGGGCCATGCCGTGGTGGCGATGCCCTTCGTCATGCTGACGATGACGGCGGGGTTCGCCTCTTATGACATGAGCCAGGAAATGGTCGCCCGCAGTCTGGGTGCCACCCGGCTGAAGGCGTTCCTGACGGTCACGCTGCCGCAGGTGCGCTTTTCGGTGGCGACGGCGATGCTGCTGTCGTTCCTCGTGTCGTTCGACGAGCTGATCATTTCGATGATGGTCGCGTCGGGGCCGGTTTCGACGCTGATGCTGCTGGTGACCAGCATCCCGCCGCTGCTGCTGCACGCAGCCTTTCGGACCAGCAGCTTGAGGAAGTCGCCGCAGGCAGGATCTGCGGGCAGACGAGGGACCATGTCGAAGGGCTTGCCGCCGCGAACGAACGGCGCGCGCCCGGTTTCATCGGGGCATGAGGGGGGCGGCATGGATTTCGCGTTGAGTCTCGAACAGCAGGCCCTGGTGGAGGCGCTGGAGGAGTTCTGTCGGCGGGAGCTTTACCCGCACGAGAACATCGTCGAGGAACTGCGCTGCGTTCCCGACGAGATCAGGCAGGAGATCAGGCTGAAGTCGCAGGCTGCGGAGTTCGAGGGCATGAGCCTGCCCGAGGAATGGGGCGGCCCCGGGCTTGACCGGCAAACGCGGATGCAGGCCGAGCGCGTGATGGGCAAGCCATCGTCGCCGCTGGGGCAATGCATGAACCGGGGGGTCACCGGCATCCTGTTCAAGTGCCGCGACGAACAGATCGAGGATTACCTCAAGCCCTCGATCAGCGGCGATCTGAAGAACGCCTTCGCGCTGACCGAACCGGGGGCCGGGTCGGATGCGCGGGCGATCACGACCAGGGCGGTGCGCGACGGCAACGACTGGGTGATCAACGGGGTGAAGCAGTTCATCTCGGCCGCCGACATCGCCGATTTCATCATCCTGATCGCGGTGTCGGGGGTGGACGAGACGGCCAGCGGTCCGCGCAAGCGGTTCACCACCTTCCTGCTTGACAAGGGCCTGCCGGGGCTGCGGGTGGAGCCGATGAAGTCGATCGTCACGCGGGGCTACAACCCCACCATGGTGTATCTCGACAACGTGCGGGTGCCCGGCAGCAAGATACTGGGCGAAGAGGGTCAGGGTTTCGCCACCGCGAACGAATGGCTTTATGACGGCCGCGTTTCGCTGTCGGCCCATTGCGTCGGGCGGGCCGAACGGATTTTCGACATGACCAAGGAATGGGCGGGCACCCGCAAGGCCTTCGGCAGGACCATCGGCGAGTTTCAGGGCGTGGGATTCCGCATTGCCAACATGGCCGTGGACATCAAGCTGGGCGATCTTATGGTCAAGGAAGCCGCATGGAAGATGGACAATGACCAGATGAACCGGACCGAGGCCTCGATGGCCAATTACTATTGTTCGGAAATGGTGTTCCGCGTGGCCGACCATGCGGTGCAGATTTTCGGCGGCATGGGGCTGATGGAGGATTTTCCGATTCAGCGGTTCTGGCGCGACGCAAGGATCGAGCGGATCTGGGAGGGCACCTCGGAGATTCATCAGGATGTGATCGCCAAGGATCTGCTGCGGCCCTACAGGCAGTAG
- a CDS encoding ABC transporter ATP-binding protein, translating to MPHHQTTAWPVQVQSLSKHFGAVRAVEDVSFDIRSGEFLTLLGPSGSGKTTLLMMIAGFSRPTAGSIRIADQEIVHLPPHKRNIGMVFQNYALFPHMTVGENIAYPLRLRKVGRSDIEDRIRAVLDMVQLSGYAGRRINELSGGQRQRIALARAIVFEPRVLLMDEPLSALDKHLRETMQIEIRTLHDRLGMTTISVTHDQREALTMSDRIAVFSSGRLAQIGTPSDLYEKPESRFIAEFIGESTFLPLHRVAGGLAYGDQVIRLAQDTPRAAGGMLLMLRPELLRLCTEADPQNPGANRFRGRVQSVVFQGESLLFEVLLDGGHMVFVRMANRSENLALLPQIGQQVALRLEQADARIVRAED from the coding sequence ATGCCACACCATCAGACCACGGCCTGGCCCGTCCAGGTTCAATCACTCTCCAAGCATTTCGGGGCGGTCCGGGCCGTGGAGGACGTGTCTTTCGACATCCGGTCGGGAGAGTTCCTGACGCTGCTTGGCCCCTCGGGGTCGGGCAAGACGACGCTGCTGATGATGATTGCCGGGTTCAGCCGGCCGACCGCCGGGTCGATCCGGATTGCCGATCAGGAGATCGTGCATCTGCCGCCGCACAAGCGCAACATCGGCATGGTGTTCCAGAATTACGCGCTGTTTCCGCACATGACGGTGGGGGAAAACATCGCCTACCCGCTGCGGCTGCGCAAGGTTGGCCGGTCCGACATCGAGGACCGCATCCGCGCCGTGCTGGATATGGTGCAGCTGTCGGGCTATGCCGGGCGGCGGATCAACGAGCTGTCCGGCGGCCAGCGCCAGCGCATCGCGCTTGCCCGCGCCATCGTGTTCGAGCCGCGCGTCCTGCTGATGGACGAGCCGCTGTCGGCGCTGGACAAGCACCTGCGCGAGACCATGCAGATCGAGATCCGCACGCTGCACGACCGGCTGGGAATGACGACGATCTCTGTCACGCACGACCAGCGCGAGGCACTGACGATGTCTGACCGGATCGCGGTGTTTTCCAGCGGCAGGCTGGCGCAGATCGGCACGCCGTCGGATCTGTATGAAAAGCCGGAAAGCCGGTTCATTGCCGAATTCATCGGGGAATCGACCTTCCTGCCGCTGCATCGCGTGGCGGGCGGGCTGGCGTATGGCGATCAGGTGATCCGGCTGGCGCAGGACACGCCACGGGCGGCGGGCGGCATGTTGCTGATGCTGCGGCCCGAGCTTCTGCGGCTGTGCACCGAGGCGGACCCGCAGAACCCCGGCGCGAACCGGTTCCGCGGCCGGGTGCAGAGCGTGGTGTTCCAGGGCGAAAGCCTGCTGTTCGAGGTGCTGCTGGACGGCGGTCACATGGTGTTCGTGCGGATGGCAAACCGGTCCGAGAACCTGGCGCTGCTGCCGCAGATCGGCCAGCAGGTGGCGCTGCGGCTGGAGCAGGCGGATGCCCGCATCGTTCGGGCGGAGGATTAG